A genome region from Triticum aestivum cultivar Chinese Spring chromosome 2B, IWGSC CS RefSeq v2.1, whole genome shotgun sequence includes the following:
- the LOC123045077 gene encoding L-ascorbate oxidase homolog, translating to MPRMAPTRPCLALARWVLLAAVAARLAGADDPYRYFTWIVTYGPINPLGTTQQGILINGQFPGPRIDCVTNDNLIVNVVNNLDEPFLITWNGIKQRKNSWQDGVAGTNCPIPPGANYTYKFQAKDQIGTFTYFPSVALHRAAGGFGALNVYQRPAIPVPYPAPAGDFTLLVGDWYLAGHDQLRQTLDSGAPLPFPDALLINGMPSATLVGDQGRTYLLRVSNVGMKTSINFRIQGHALKLAEVEGTHPVQNVYDSLDVHVGQSVAFLVTLDQPPMDYAVVASTRFNPADTSPLTAVGTLHYSSATSLAPGPLPAGPPEESEWSMNQARSFRWNLTASAARPNPQGSFHYGTIQTSRTLVLASSAAVVAGQRRYAVNGVSFVVPDTPLKLLDNYNIANVIEWDSVPERPDGGAPRPGTPVVRLNLHEFVEVVFQNTENEMQSWHLDGYDFWVVGYGDNGQWTENERLNYNLVDAQARHTVQVYPNGWSAILVSLDNQGMWNLRSANWDRQYLGQQLYLRVWTAEQSFSNEYSIPTNAILCGRAAGLPH from the exons GGCATCCTCATCAACGGGCAGTTCCCGGGCCCTCGCATCGACTGCGTCACCAACGACAACCTCAtcgtcaacgtcgtcaacaacctcGACGAGCCATTCCTCATCACATG GAACGGGATCAAGCAGCGGAAGAACTCATGGCAGGACGGCGTGGCGGGCACCAACTGCCCCATCCCGCCCGGTGCCAACTACACCTACAAGTTCCAGGCCAAGGACCAGATCGGCACCTTCACCTACTTCCCCTCTGTCGCGCTGCACCGCGCCGCCGGAGGGTTCGGCGCCCTCAACGTTTACCAGCGACCCGCCATCCCCGTCCCCTACCCGGCCCCAGCCGGCGACTTCACACTTCTCGTCGGTGACTGGTACCTCGCCGGACACGACCAGCTCCGCCAGACACTCGACTCCGGCGCGCCGCTCCCGTTCCCGGACGCGCTGCTCATCAACGGCATGCCCTCCGCCACCTTGGTGGGCGACCAAG GGAGGACGTATCTGTTGAGAGTGTCCAATGTCGGGATGAAGACGTCGATAAACTTCCGGATCCAGGGCCATGCTCTGAAGCTGGCGGAGGTGGAAGGTACGCACCCGGTGCAGAACGTCTACGACTCCCTGGACGTGCACGTCGGTCAGTCCGTGGCGTTCCTCGTCACCCTCGACCAGCCGCCCATGGACtacgccgtggtggcgtcgacgcgGTTCAACCCGGCCGACACCAGCCCGCTAACGGCGGTCGGGACGCTGCATTACAGCAGCGCCACCTCCTTGGCGCCTGGCCCGCTCCCGGCAGGACCGCCGGAGGAGAGCGAGTGGTCGATGAACCAGGCAAGATCCTTCCGGTGGAACCTGACGGCCAGCGCCGCGCGGCCCAACCCGCAGGGGTCGTTCCACTACGGCACTATCCAGACGTCGAGGACGCTGGTCTTGGCCAGCTCAGCTGCCGTCGTCGCTGGGCAGAGACGGTACGCCGTGAACGGCGTCTCATTCGTCGTACCGGACACGCCTCTGAAGCTCCTGGACAACTACAACATCGCAAACGTGATCGAATGGGACAGTGTCCCGGAGCGGCCCGACGGCGGGGCACCCCGGCCCGGGACGCCTGTGGTCAGGCTCAACCTGCACGAGTTCGTGGAGGTGGTGTTCCAGAACACCGAGAACGAGATGCAGTCGTGGCATCTTGACGGATATGATTTCTGGGTCGTCGG GTACGGCGATAATGGGCAGTGGACGGAGAATGAGCGGCTGAACTACAACCTGGTCGACGCGCAAGCGAGGCATACTGTTCAG GTGTATCCGAACGGATGGTCGGCGATCTTGGTGTCGCTGGACAACCAAGGGATGTGGAACCTGAGGTCGGCGAACTGGGACCGGCAGTACCTCGGCCAGCAGCTGTACCTGAGGGTCTGGACGGCGGAGCAGAGCTTCTCCAACGAGTACAGCATCCCGACCAACGCCATACTCTGCGGCAGAGCTGCCGGCCTTCCACACTGA